In one Nicotiana sylvestris chromosome 8, ASM39365v2, whole genome shotgun sequence genomic region, the following are encoded:
- the LOC104230469 gene encoding ATG8-interacting protein 1-like isoform X2, producing the protein MANNVEGDEATPHRNEWEVVTLTQSVYAAAPGPKQVGLVDDNSAEYVAETSDPMFMSGHFVVPPNQHEDSALQPDNDEIPSEQGGKDASPELVTDKGVNSDIDGQSTKTKVFSTTEFSGDQIFDKKGSILSACGAEFEEDAVLQGFGLVDKEQNFFDATTYSSFHSEEPMGGSASTEESNIVAEPVEPVHQGIDSGISNCPKAKDEDNYDAENLPCQAWWKRRAVSLIAHAKDANAFWSIFVAAAVMGLVVIGQRWQLERWQVLQMKWQFGGNDEIPCHSF; encoded by the exons ATGGCGAATAATGTGGAAGGGGACGAAGCTACTCCTCATAGAAATGAGTGGGAAGTGGTAACACTTACGCAGTCGGTATATGCTGCTGCCCCTGGTCCAAAACAGGTCGGCCTCGTTGATGATAATAGTGCAGAGTATGTAGCTGAAACTTCTGATCCAATGTTTATGTCGGGGCACTTTGTCGTTCCACCAAATCAGCATGAGGATTCAGCATTGCAACCTGATAATGATGAGATACCTAGTGAGCAGGGTGGAAAAGATGCTTCTCCTGAACTTGTTACTGATAAAGGGGTTAATTCAGATATAGATGGACAAAGTACAAAAACTAAAGTATTTAGCACGACGGAATTTTCTGGAGATCAAATATTTGATAAAAAGGGTAGCATTTTGTCCGCATGTGGTGcagaatttgaagaagatgcAGTCTTGCAGGGCTTCGGTTTGGTGGACAAAGAGCAGAATTTCTTTGATGCTACTACTTATAGTTCTTTCCATAGCGAAGAACCCATGGGTGGGTCAGCATCAACAGAGGAAAGCAATATTGTTGCAGAACCAGTTGAACCTGTTCACCAGGGTATAGATTCAGGCATATCAAATTGTCCAAAGGCTAAAGATGAAGATAACTATGATGCAGAAAATCTTCCTTGCCAAGCGTGGTGGAAAAGGCGGGCTGTTTCACTTATTGCCCATGCAAAAGATGCAAATGCATTCTGGTCCATTTTCGTTGCCGCAGCTGTTATGGGCCTTGTGGTTATTGGTCAGAGATGGCAGCTAGAAAGGTGGCAGGTATTGCAAATGAAGTGGCAGTTTGGAGGCAATGATGAG ATTCCATGTCATTCATTTTGA
- the LOC104230469 gene encoding ATG8-interacting protein 1-like isoform X1: MANNVEGDEATPHRNEWEVVTLTQSVYAAAPGPKQVGLVDDNSAEYVAETSDPMFMSGHFVVPPNQHEDSALQPDNDEIPSEQGGKDASPELVTDKGVNSDIDGQSTKTKVFSTTEFSGDQIFDKKGSILSACGAEFEEDAVLQGFGLVDKEQNFFDATTYSSFHSEEPMGGSASTEESNIVAEPVEPVHQGIDSGISNCPKAKDEDNYDAENLPCQAWWKRRAVSLIAHAKDANAFWSIFVAAAVMGLVVIGQRWQLERWQVLQMKWQFGGNDERMGKTIISPISRLKDMMIGSDRRGSFIRGSSSAQR, from the exons ATGGCGAATAATGTGGAAGGGGACGAAGCTACTCCTCATAGAAATGAGTGGGAAGTGGTAACACTTACGCAGTCGGTATATGCTGCTGCCCCTGGTCCAAAACAGGTCGGCCTCGTTGATGATAATAGTGCAGAGTATGTAGCTGAAACTTCTGATCCAATGTTTATGTCGGGGCACTTTGTCGTTCCACCAAATCAGCATGAGGATTCAGCATTGCAACCTGATAATGATGAGATACCTAGTGAGCAGGGTGGAAAAGATGCTTCTCCTGAACTTGTTACTGATAAAGGGGTTAATTCAGATATAGATGGACAAAGTACAAAAACTAAAGTATTTAGCACGACGGAATTTTCTGGAGATCAAATATTTGATAAAAAGGGTAGCATTTTGTCCGCATGTGGTGcagaatttgaagaagatgcAGTCTTGCAGGGCTTCGGTTTGGTGGACAAAGAGCAGAATTTCTTTGATGCTACTACTTATAGTTCTTTCCATAGCGAAGAACCCATGGGTGGGTCAGCATCAACAGAGGAAAGCAATATTGTTGCAGAACCAGTTGAACCTGTTCACCAGGGTATAGATTCAGGCATATCAAATTGTCCAAAGGCTAAAGATGAAGATAACTATGATGCAGAAAATCTTCCTTGCCAAGCGTGGTGGAAAAGGCGGGCTGTTTCACTTATTGCCCATGCAAAAGATGCAAATGCATTCTGGTCCATTTTCGTTGCCGCAGCTGTTATGGGCCTTGTGGTTATTGGTCAGAGATGGCAGCTAGAAAGGTGGCAGGTATTGCAAATGAAGTGGCAGTTTGGAGGCAATGATGAG AGAATGGGCAAGACGATTATTAGTCCCATATCCCGACTGAAAGATATGATGATTGGGAGTGATCGACGTGGTTCCTTTATCCGCGGGAGTTCGTCAGCACAACGTTGA